From a region of the Mercurialis annua linkage group LG1-X, ddMerAnnu1.2, whole genome shotgun sequence genome:
- the LOC126666043 gene encoding exocyst complex component EXO70H1-like, which translates to MPRKGMMSLCFNPKSPSISISPRSNSPSRFSEVSGSTTPRRSFTDSTTEQVVETAALLIMKWNPDSSTYAGVTSLFYENKKEAMTFLKCVHDLQKTMHLLVTQDSSDGRLIRAQNLMQIAMKRLQKEFYQILSTNRAYLDPESVSTRSSRASARSSTSDYEDDGSPEDDVRTVGDSISEVEQVSSDAMADLRSIAECMISSGYSKECVSIYKIIRKSIIDEGIYRLGVEKTTSYQVNKMDWDTLDLKIKNWLEAVKISMRTLFTGERILCDHVFAASDSIRESCFTEISRDGAILLFGFPELVAKHKKSPPEKMFRVLDMYTAISENWMEIESIFSFDSISTVRSQALSSLVKLSELTLHLLSEFESSIQKDSSKTPVPGADLHPLTVYAVNYLTFLADYTNVLSDIISDWPPPATPSTSLPKSFFDSPESDDSPAPPISERFARLTLVLLCKLDGKAKNYKDTPLSYLFLANNLQYLVSKAQTSNLQFLLGEDWLAKHENKVKQFAANYERLAWGRVFDSLPEIHPTVLISPEKTRDGFKKFNAAFEEAYRKQSSCMVSDPKLRDEILVSISGKIMPVYRKFYERQRSVIEGNRNVRLFVRYTPDEIGNYLSDLFFGAFESGSSPSSSVSSVTTTSSSSHNRRSRLSN; encoded by the coding sequence ATGCCGAGAAAAGGTATGATGAGCCTCTGCTTCAACCCTAAATCTCCTTCTATTTCCATCTCCCCTCGCTCTAACTCACCTTCAAGATTCTCCGAGGTTTCCGGCAGCACCACACCTCGGCGGAGCTTCACCGACTCGACGACGGAGCAAGTGGTTGAAACAGCGGCCTTATTGATCATGAAATGGAATCCCGACAGCTCAACTTACGCCGGAGTCACTTCTTTattttacgaaaataaaaaagaagccATGACGTTCTTGAAATGTGTCCATGACCTACAAAAAACCATGCATTTGTTAGTCACGCAAGATTCCAGCGACGGACGTCTGATTCGAGCTCAGAATCTCATGCAGATCGCTATGAAGCGGTTACAGAAAGAATTTTATCAGATTCTTTCGACGAATCGCGCTTATTTGGATCCTGAATCGGTCTCAACTAGATCCTCGCGGGCTTCTGCGAGATCCAGCACGTCAGATTACGAAGATGACGGTTCACCTGAGGACGATGTTCGTACTGTAGGTGATTCCATCTCCGAAGTTGAGCAGGTTTCTTCTGACGCCATGGCGGATTTACGGTCTATAGCCGAGTGTATGATATCGTCTGGTTACTCTAAAGAATGCGTcagtatatataaaatcattcgGAAATCGATTATTGACGAGGGGATTTACCGACTCGGAGTTGAGAAAACGACGTCGTATCAGGTGAATAAGATGGACTGGGATACACTTGATTTAAAAATCAAGAACTGGTTGGAAGCGGTTAAGATTTCCATGAGGACGCTCTTCACAGGAGAAAGAATCCTCTGCGATCACGTCTTCGCTGCGTCCGACTCCATCAGAGAATCGTGTTTTACTGAGATATCCAGGGACGGAGCTATCCTCTTGTTTGGCTTCCCTGAACTTGTAGCCAAACACAAGAAATCTCCACCGGAGAAAATGTTCCGTGTGCTCGATATGTACACTGCGATCTCAGAAAACTGGATGGAAATCGAATCGATCTTCTCGTTTGATTCAATCTCAACCGTCCGATCACAAGCTCTTTCCTCACTCGTGAAACTCAGTGAGTTAACTCTACACCTCCTCTCCGAGTTCGAGTCGAGCATACAGAAAGACTCATCAAAAACGCCAGTTCCCGGCGCCGATCTTCATCCGTTAACCGTCTACGCCGTTAATTACTTAACGTTCCTCGCCGATTACACCAATGTCCTCTCCGATATAATCTCCGACTGGCCTCCACCGGCGACACCGTCCACCTCCCTCCCGAAATCATTCTTCGACAGTCCGGAGTCCGACGATTCGCCGGCGCCGCCGATATCAGAACGTTTCGCTAGGTTAACGCTTGTTCTTCTATGCAAACTCGACGGAAAAgcaaaaaattacaaagataCCCCTCTCTCTTATTTATTCTTAGCCAACAATCTACAGTATCTGGTGAGTAAAGCACAGACTTCTAATCTCCAGTTTTTACTCGGCGAAGATTGGCTTGCAAAGCACGAAAATAAAGTTAAACAGTTTGCCGCCAATTATGAACGGTTAGCATGGGGCCGCGTGTTTGATTCACTACCGGAGATTCATCCAACGGTGTTAATTTCACCGGAGAAAACAAGAGACGGTTTTAAGAAATTTAACGCCGCCTTTGAAGAGGCGTACCGGAAACAGAGTAGCTGTATGGTGTCGGATCCGAAGCTGCGAGATGAAATTTTGGTGTCCATATCGGGGAAGATAATGCCGGTGTACCGGAAATTTTATGAACGGCAACGGAGTGTTATTGAAGGGAATAGAAATGTGAGGTTGTTTGTCAGATATACCCCTGATGAGATCGGAAATTACTTGTCTGATTTATTCTTTGGTGCGTTTGAGTCAGGGAGTTCTCCGTCATCTTCAGTTTCGTCTGTTACTACGACGTCGTCTTCGTCTCATAACCGCCGTTCTCGACTATCTAATTGA